A genomic window from Ruminiclostridium cellulolyticum H10 includes:
- a CDS encoding CTP synthase → MSVKYIFVTGGVVSGLGKGITAASLGRLLKARGVHVTIQKFDPYINVDPGTMSPYQHGEVFVTEDGAETDLDLGHYERFIDENLSKNSNITTGKIYWSVISKERKGDYLGGTVQVIPHITNEIKDRIYRVGKSERTDVVITEIGGTVGDIESLPFLESIRQVSNEVGRENVMYIHVTLVPYLGISGELKTKPTQHSVKELRSIGIQPDVIVCRTEKYLSQDMKEKLSLFCNVPEGAVVQNLDAEVLYEVPLMLEKEGLAKIVCKRLGLECKEPDLDEWEEMVRRQKNPKSSVTIGLVGKYVELHDAYLSVAESLRHGGIGNDVEVDIRWVNSEEIENGEVNSFLQGVDGILVPGGFGDRGIEGKINAITFARENKIPFFGICLGMQMAVVEFARNVAGLHDANSSEFGETPYPVIDLMPEQREVDEMGGTMRLGVYPCKINENTLIKGIFEDELIYERHRHRYEFNNEFRDTFIKNGMTLSGLSPSGKLVETIELKDHPWFVGVQFHPEFKSRPNKPHPLFKDFVRAAYEYKTK, encoded by the coding sequence ATGTCAGTAAAGTATATCTTCGTAACTGGTGGTGTTGTTTCGGGATTAGGGAAGGGAATAACAGCAGCATCATTAGGAAGGCTTCTAAAAGCAAGAGGAGTACATGTCACAATCCAAAAGTTCGATCCATATATAAATGTTGATCCAGGAACTATGAGCCCATATCAGCATGGAGAGGTTTTTGTAACTGAAGATGGAGCAGAAACAGACCTTGATTTAGGTCACTATGAAAGATTTATCGACGAAAATCTTAGTAAAAACAGTAATATTACAACAGGAAAAATTTACTGGTCGGTTATCAGCAAAGAGAGAAAAGGTGACTATCTCGGAGGTACAGTTCAAGTAATACCGCACATAACCAATGAAATTAAAGATAGAATTTACAGGGTTGGAAAATCGGAAAGAACAGATGTTGTTATAACAGAAATCGGCGGAACAGTCGGTGATATTGAAAGTCTGCCTTTCCTAGAATCAATAAGGCAGGTATCTAATGAAGTTGGCAGAGAAAATGTGATGTATATACATGTTACATTAGTTCCATATTTAGGTATATCTGGAGAGCTTAAAACAAAACCTACACAGCACAGTGTTAAGGAATTAAGGAGTATTGGAATACAGCCTGACGTAATAGTATGTAGAACTGAAAAATACCTGTCCCAGGATATGAAGGAAAAGCTAAGCCTTTTCTGTAACGTACCGGAAGGTGCAGTTGTACAGAACCTTGATGCAGAAGTACTGTATGAAGTACCTCTAATGCTTGAAAAGGAAGGGCTTGCCAAGATTGTATGCAAGAGGCTTGGACTTGAGTGTAAGGAACCGGACTTGGATGAATGGGAGGAAATGGTAAGAAGACAGAAGAATCCAAAGAGTTCTGTTACTATAGGTTTGGTTGGTAAATACGTCGAATTGCATGATGCATATTTAAGTGTAGCTGAATCACTCCGTCATGGAGGTATAGGTAATGATGTTGAGGTAGACATAAGATGGGTTAACTCTGAGGAGATTGAAAACGGAGAAGTTAACAGCTTTCTTCAGGGAGTAGATGGAATCCTTGTTCCTGGAGGCTTCGGAGATAGAGGAATAGAGGGAAAGATAAATGCAATAACTTTTGCAAGAGAAAACAAAATACCTTTCTTTGGTATTTGCCTTGGAATGCAGATGGCAGTTGTAGAATTCGCAAGAAATGTAGCAGGTCTGCATGATGCAAACAGTTCGGAATTTGGGGAAACACCGTATCCCGTAATCGACCTTATGCCTGAACAGCGTGAAGTAGATGAAATGGGGGGAACAATGAGGCTAGGTGTTTATCCATGCAAGATTAATGAAAATACGTTAATTAAAGGTATTTTTGAGGATGAACTTATTTACGAAAGACACAGACACAGATACGAGTTCAATAACGAATTCCGTGATACGTTTATTAAAAATGGGATGACATTATCTGGTTTGTCACCAAGCGGAAAGCTTGTTGAGACTATTGAGCTCAAAGACCATCCGTGGTTTGTCGGAGTTCAGTTCCACCCTGAATTCAAGTCAAGGCCAAACAAGCCTCATCCGTTGTTCAAAGACTTTGTAAGGGCGGCATATGAATATAAAACTAAATAG
- a CDS encoding S41 family peptidase has translation MNKFRRITVLFLVISISLMVFTSTAFSADSKTTDGEYLQSIIDLIKQKYNGNITDDELLQGALKGMFNTLDQYSQYYTPEEFEEFYGSLEGAVEGVGISIEKIDNNLIVNKVFANSPAKKAGVLSGDRIVQVNGESVQGKELNEVVSKIKGMSGTKVKLGIMRQGTKNLITLEMYRAQVDLPSVHYELRGNIGYIHIDSFSQNSSKGVSEALKYFDGKKVTRIVLDLRNNPGGYLDQAIAIARYFVPKGIITTLDYKDTLLEDKIYYSDLEKVKYSLAVLVNENTASAAEILTGAIKDTKAGVVIGSKTFGKAKVQESIPILTDEAFSKFNEGSEKKSANAYDFKSYMTDLSGWAKMTIGLYYTPNGNCIDLKGIEPEIKIKEPTPFGIHVNLLEPMSVTVKPSLGTQYYDVLSAECVLKLLNYNIGTPDYILDANSVEAIKKFQKSNKLSSSGILDFTTQKLLNKKIADIKLKQDKVYSRAISELMK, from the coding sequence CAGAAATATAACGGGAATATCACAGATGATGAGCTTTTACAGGGAGCCTTAAAGGGAATGTTTAATACTTTGGACCAATATTCCCAATACTATACTCCTGAGGAATTCGAAGAATTCTACGGTTCCCTTGAAGGAGCAGTCGAAGGAGTAGGTATTTCGATTGAGAAAATTGATAACAATCTGATAGTTAACAAGGTATTTGCAAATTCTCCTGCCAAGAAGGCCGGAGTTCTTTCTGGAGACAGGATAGTGCAGGTTAATGGAGAGTCTGTTCAGGGAAAAGAACTAAATGAGGTTGTTTCAAAGATAAAAGGTATGTCTGGTACAAAAGTAAAGCTAGGCATAATGAGACAGGGTACAAAGAACCTGATTACACTTGAAATGTACAGGGCACAGGTTGACTTGCCAAGTGTACATTACGAGTTAAGAGGAAACATAGGATATATTCATATAGATTCATTCAGCCAAAACTCTTCAAAAGGCGTTTCGGAAGCTTTAAAATATTTTGACGGTAAAAAGGTTACCAGGATTGTTCTGGATTTACGGAATAATCCGGGAGGATATCTGGATCAGGCTATAGCAATTGCCCGGTATTTTGTGCCCAAAGGAATAATTACAACTCTTGATTATAAAGACACATTATTAGAGGATAAAATATATTACTCTGATTTAGAGAAGGTAAAGTACAGCCTTGCCGTACTGGTTAATGAAAACACAGCCAGTGCTGCTGAAATACTTACAGGGGCTATAAAGGATACAAAAGCCGGAGTGGTAATCGGAAGTAAAACCTTTGGAAAGGCGAAGGTTCAGGAATCCATACCAATTTTGACTGATGAGGCCTTTTCTAAGTTTAATGAGGGCAGCGAGAAAAAGTCTGCAAACGCATATGACTTTAAATCATATATGACTGATTTATCAGGGTGGGCAAAGATGACAATAGGCTTGTATTATACACCGAACGGCAATTGCATTGACTTGAAGGGTATTGAGCCGGAGATAAAAATAAAGGAACCAACACCCTTCGGAATACATGTGAATCTGTTAGAGCCTATGTCCGTTACGGTGAAGCCTTCACTTGGAACTCAGTATTATGATGTGTTAAGTGCAGAATGTGTATTAAAGCTTTTGAACTACAATATAGGCACACCTGACTACATATTAGATGCAAATTCTGTAGAAGCTATAAAAAAGTTCCAGAAGAGTAATAAGTTGAGCAGTTCGGGTATTCTTGATTTTACTACTCAAAAGCTTCTAAACAAAAAGATAGCTGATATTAAACTAAAGCAGGATAAAGTATATTCCAGAGCTATATCCGAGTTAATGAAATAA